Proteins from a single region of Polynucleobacter sp. KF022:
- a CDS encoding TRAP transporter fused permease subunit, which produces MNQNVIDNETQEKLDAFIKQEEGDSNDYKGLLAKLITLVAVGMSLFHLYAAYSIVPTQQLRVIHVALVLFLVFLSFPIAARFKNRLMIWDVIFALGSVAIAYYILGGGDDFMDRNTAPNSTDVMIGIGLILLILESVRRTNGMVLVTVTVLFLLYALFGNYLPAPWTHKGYGLDRLVGYMYMTLEGIYGTAVDVSATLIILFTIFGAFLQFTGAGKFFIDFSFAAMGGKSSGVGRTIVMSSFLLGGPSGSGVATTVTVGSVAAPMLDKVGYEKNAAGGLLAAGGLGAIISPPVLGAAAFLIADFLKISYLDVLLMATIPTILFYLGLFVMVEIDVRKYGMKSIQFSSAETAWQLTKKYWFHFFSLISIVVFMLMGFSPVMSVFWATVVSALSSMLREDTAIIPWAWFKGKEPIVKGLYNSNLTKALASGSTGVLAIAATCAGAGLIVGTVTLTGLGLKFSSIVIQYAGGSLLLTTIFTALVVWVVGLAVPVTASYIICAVIAAPALINLGVPAFAAHMFIFYYAVLSEVSPPTALSPFAAAAICKGNPYKTTLQTWKYVAPAILVPFMFVLDKSGVSLLLMGSTTALEQADWSQIAWVSFTAVVGIICLAGGLQGWFIEKTKIFERVIMVISGVALAYPSTEADLIGFVGFGLVLVTQTITHFKLNPRSS; this is translated from the coding sequence AAGCTCATTACTCTAGTTGCAGTGGGCATGTCTTTATTTCATCTTTATGCTGCTTACTCTATCGTTCCAACTCAACAGCTCCGCGTTATTCACGTTGCGCTCGTACTATTTCTGGTTTTCTTAAGTTTTCCGATAGCGGCACGTTTCAAAAATCGTCTCATGATCTGGGATGTGATATTCGCTTTAGGCTCTGTAGCAATTGCTTATTACATCCTTGGTGGCGGCGATGATTTCATGGACAGAAATACCGCGCCCAACTCTACTGATGTGATGATTGGTATTGGTTTGATTTTGTTGATTCTTGAAAGTGTCCGCAGAACGAATGGCATGGTATTAGTGACCGTTACTGTTCTATTTTTGCTGTACGCCTTATTTGGTAACTACTTACCAGCGCCCTGGACTCATAAAGGTTATGGTCTAGATCGCTTAGTGGGTTATATGTATATGACTCTTGAAGGTATTTACGGCACTGCTGTAGATGTCTCCGCAACCCTCATTATTCTCTTCACTATTTTTGGCGCCTTCTTGCAATTCACAGGCGCAGGTAAATTCTTTATTGATTTCTCATTCGCTGCTATGGGCGGAAAATCCTCTGGTGTAGGTAGAACTATTGTGATGTCCTCATTCCTGCTTGGCGGACCATCAGGCTCAGGCGTTGCTACTACAGTGACTGTTGGCTCAGTCGCCGCCCCAATGCTAGATAAAGTGGGTTACGAAAAGAATGCAGCTGGCGGTCTTTTAGCGGCAGGTGGTCTAGGTGCCATTATTTCTCCGCCGGTATTAGGTGCAGCAGCTTTCTTGATTGCGGACTTTTTAAAGATTTCCTATTTAGATGTGTTGTTGATGGCAACCATTCCTACGATTCTTTTTTATCTTGGCTTGTTTGTCATGGTAGAAATTGATGTTCGCAAATATGGCATGAAGAGCATTCAGTTCTCATCAGCTGAAACAGCGTGGCAACTCACTAAAAAATATTGGTTCCACTTTTTCTCATTGATCTCCATCGTTGTCTTTATGTTGATGGGCTTCTCTCCTGTCATGTCGGTATTTTGGGCAACCGTTGTATCCGCCCTCTCCAGCATGTTGCGCGAAGACACTGCCATCATTCCTTGGGCATGGTTTAAAGGTAAAGAGCCCATCGTCAAAGGGCTTTACAACTCGAATCTGACAAAGGCGCTTGCCTCAGGATCAACCGGCGTGTTGGCAATTGCCGCCACCTGCGCAGGCGCTGGCTTGATCGTAGGAACCGTTACCTTGACCGGTCTTGGTCTTAAATTTAGCTCGATTGTGATTCAGTACGCAGGCGGATCACTTTTATTAACAACCATCTTTACTGCTTTAGTAGTTTGGGTGGTTGGCCTAGCCGTTCCAGTGACAGCTTCATACATTATTTGCGCGGTGATCGCAGCACCTGCACTCATTAATTTAGGCGTGCCTGCTTTTGCCGCTCATATGTTTATTTTCTATTACGCAGTACTTTCTGAAGTATCGCCACCGACTGCACTCTCCCCATTTGCGGCGGCTGCAATTTGCAAAGGCAACCCCTATAAGACCACTTTACAAACCTGGAAGTATGTTGCGCCAGCAATCCTGGTTCCATTCATGTTTGTATTAGATAAATCTGGTGTGAGCTTGTTGCTGATGGGATCCACTACCGCGCTTGAACAGGCAGACTGGTCACAAATTGCCTGGGTCTCATTTACAGCCGTAGTTGGAATCATTTGCTTGGCTGGAGGGTTACAGGGCTGGTTCATCGAGAAAACCAAAATCTTTGAACGCGTCATTATGGTGATCTCTGGGGTTGCCCTTGCCTACCCCTCTACCGAAGCAGACTTAATCGGCTTCGTCGGATTTGGCTTGGTTCTAGTCACTCAAACTATTACGCATTTCAAACTCAATCCAAGATCCTCTTAG
- a CDS encoding mandelate racemase/muconate lactonizing enzyme family protein, protein MPIIESIQVASVAVPLDKVTSFSTRTVSERHYCLVKVRGKDGNEGIGFCYVGSAGGDIAKVAVEQLLAPKLIGQNSHRSEGLWMDMYNESILQGRTGAVMRGISILDTALWDLNARSVGLPLHQYLGSVVDDRVPAYASGGYYLEGKTPAKLGKEMESYVKQGFKAVKMKVGRLSPSEEEARVKAARKAVGEDVLLTLDANNAWRDLPTALEYVRRFEAYNPYWIEEPFSPDAIDLHAALARQTKINVATGEMEAGRWRFRELIDAGGAAILQSDAAVCGGITEWRRISAYADLKGVIVCPHWMHDLHAPLVAATPNARFVEFFLDDQVLNFRRLINKQLAFKNGDLILHKTPGLGFEFDEAAVKKYAGKTAWSKIS, encoded by the coding sequence ATGCCGATTATTGAATCCATCCAAGTTGCTTCTGTGGCGGTTCCGTTGGATAAAGTCACTTCATTTTCTACTCGTACCGTTTCTGAGCGTCACTATTGCCTAGTCAAAGTGCGCGGTAAAGATGGCAACGAAGGTATCGGCTTTTGCTATGTTGGTAGTGCCGGTGGAGACATCGCTAAGGTTGCTGTAGAGCAATTATTGGCCCCTAAACTCATTGGTCAAAATAGCCACCGCAGTGAAGGCCTATGGATGGATATGTATAACGAATCTATCTTGCAGGGCCGCACAGGTGCAGTCATGCGTGGGATTTCTATTTTGGATACCGCTTTATGGGATCTCAATGCACGTTCCGTAGGTTTGCCTTTGCATCAATACCTCGGATCAGTTGTAGACGATCGAGTGCCGGCCTATGCTAGCGGCGGCTACTACCTTGAGGGTAAGACTCCTGCCAAGCTTGGCAAAGAGATGGAGTCATACGTAAAGCAGGGCTTTAAAGCTGTGAAGATGAAGGTGGGTCGCTTGTCTCCATCCGAAGAGGAGGCCCGAGTTAAGGCTGCCCGCAAGGCGGTAGGTGAGGATGTATTGCTCACATTGGATGCCAATAATGCCTGGCGCGATCTACCAACTGCTCTTGAGTATGTGCGTCGCTTTGAGGCTTACAACCCGTATTGGATTGAAGAACCTTTCTCACCAGATGCGATTGATTTGCATGCCGCATTAGCACGTCAAACCAAGATTAATGTTGCCACTGGCGAAATGGAAGCGGGACGTTGGCGCTTTAGAGAGTTAATTGATGCTGGTGGCGCTGCTATTTTGCAATCTGATGCCGCGGTCTGCGGTGGTATTACCGAGTGGAGACGCATTTCTGCATACGCTGATTTAAAAGGGGTAATAGTTTGTCCACACTGGATGCATGACCTGCATGCACCATTAGTAGCCGCTACTCCTAATGCGCGCTTTGTTGAATTTTTCTTGGATGACCAAGTGCTCAACTTCCGCAGATTGATTAATAAGCAACTCGCCTTTAAGAATGGCGATTTGATATTGCATAAAACCCCTGGTTTAGGGTTTGAGTTTGATGAGGCGGCTGTGAAAAAGTACGCAGGTAAGACTGCATGGAGCAAGATCTCTTAA
- a CDS encoding 3-hydroxyacyl-CoA dehydrogenase NAD-binding domain-containing protein, which produces MSKVVVIGTGTMGVGIAAGFLASGTNIVMLGRSAEKAAACLESIQLCANSIISEWPKQSPSLQSDTITAWQDWNDVDFVIETVSEQLQLKQDIFTSLDQRVPPHIPIGSNSSGFPISDIAKDLPTAHRMFNAHYFMPAHIVPLVEIVAGQHSDLALAEKLCQFYRDHGKKPVLVKKDIPGFLANRIQHALMREALSLVEEGIATPDDIDTAVRYSFGFRYAAVGPMTQKEISGWEGMTLAAELIYPSLSNITQPPSCVTNLVKSGKTGIAKGAGFKVWPAYEAALMKQNYEQRLKAAFEVLKIAPDQE; this is translated from the coding sequence ATGAGCAAAGTAGTTGTCATCGGAACTGGGACCATGGGAGTTGGTATTGCTGCTGGGTTCTTGGCTAGCGGAACCAACATTGTTATGCTTGGTCGCAGCGCAGAAAAGGCTGCAGCCTGCCTCGAATCCATTCAGTTATGTGCAAATTCAATTATTTCTGAATGGCCTAAGCAAAGCCCATCACTACAAAGCGACACTATTACAGCCTGGCAAGACTGGAATGATGTCGATTTTGTAATTGAAACAGTATCCGAACAGTTGCAACTAAAGCAAGACATCTTTACTTCACTAGATCAGAGAGTGCCACCTCATATTCCGATTGGCAGCAATAGCTCGGGCTTCCCAATTAGCGATATTGCTAAAGATCTTCCAACAGCGCATCGCATGTTTAATGCTCACTACTTCATGCCAGCGCATATCGTACCGCTAGTAGAAATTGTTGCTGGGCAACATTCTGATTTAGCCTTAGCAGAAAAACTCTGCCAGTTTTATCGTGATCATGGAAAAAAACCTGTACTCGTTAAAAAAGATATTCCAGGATTTTTAGCAAACCGCATTCAACATGCATTAATGCGTGAAGCACTCTCCCTTGTTGAGGAGGGCATAGCCACGCCTGACGATATTGATACCGCAGTTCGCTATAGCTTTGGGTTTCGCTATGCCGCAGTTGGACCTATGACTCAAAAGGAAATTTCCGGTTGGGAAGGTATGACCTTAGCCGCAGAATTGATATACCCCTCTTTATCCAACATCACCCAGCCCCCAAGTTGCGTAACTAATTTAGTTAAAAGTGGCAAAACTGGTATTGCCAAAGGCGCGGGTTTTAAGGTCTGGCCAGCTTATGAAGCGGCACTGATGAAACAGAACTACGAGCAAAGACTAAAGGCGGCTTTTGAAGTTCTCAAGATTGCGCCTGACCAGGAATAG
- a CDS encoding M23 family metallopeptidase — translation MNTKVSFRSLFSRAVIILSGCAFLSTTPGLVYAQSNQAQNANQARNKITVQTTKQVGLKDKSAGSNAKTSSMSLNPALFQKKAPDELILNNDSNLDYRINQGCLRRSFSEDSLPASIGINNPQFAEFFKNQTKTFFDHMRGDCIPYAVAFGSRNRFDSLSIMNGPIQDSKTEVWTFTPSAVGGFLIQQDFLRDESKRLTEIRIPLRDVLYDPRKVNDQLPVELVWELNSLIKQIYPEENNSLENTNSVVRLIVDFGDREKWAQIWAAEIIDPATKEVYANAFWLERNDIPGGFFTGSGESLERSFWTNPLSYRRISRGVGMVKASSGKRGKAPAAAATTAPTTPPPQTKQRYRAHMGIDYSAPTGTPVFSVANGRVAHISYSGAFGNLIILEHPGNYHTYYAHLSGYNVELGLGNEVRRGLEIGYVGSTGRSTGPHLHYELRKNGIYIDPYAPKTQLDLWSMRDNESGQLTKEILLLGSPIKNN, via the coding sequence GTGAATACAAAAGTATCTTTTAGATCCCTGTTCAGTAGGGCTGTAATTATTTTGTCTGGCTGCGCCTTTCTGAGCACAACCCCAGGCTTGGTTTACGCGCAAAGCAATCAAGCCCAAAATGCCAACCAAGCACGCAACAAGATCACCGTACAAACCACCAAACAAGTTGGCTTGAAAGATAAGTCTGCGGGTTCTAACGCCAAAACGAGCAGCATGAGTCTAAATCCGGCGCTCTTTCAGAAAAAAGCGCCAGATGAACTCATACTCAATAACGACTCGAACCTTGACTATCGAATCAATCAAGGCTGTCTACGGCGAAGCTTTAGTGAAGATAGCCTACCCGCAAGCATTGGCATCAATAACCCCCAGTTTGCCGAGTTTTTTAAAAATCAGACGAAAACTTTTTTTGATCATATGCGTGGAGATTGCATTCCGTATGCAGTTGCCTTCGGAAGTCGTAATCGATTTGATTCACTGAGCATCATGAATGGCCCAATACAAGACAGTAAAACTGAAGTCTGGACATTTACACCTTCAGCAGTTGGTGGATTTTTAATTCAACAAGACTTTCTGCGAGATGAATCTAAGCGTCTCACTGAAATTCGCATTCCATTGAGAGATGTTCTATATGATCCGCGCAAAGTAAATGATCAATTGCCTGTAGAGCTTGTTTGGGAATTGAACTCTTTGATTAAGCAAATTTATCCAGAAGAAAATAATTCTCTTGAAAATACCAATAGCGTCGTACGCTTGATAGTCGACTTTGGTGATCGTGAAAAATGGGCGCAAATTTGGGCAGCAGAAATTATTGATCCCGCCACTAAAGAGGTATATGCGAATGCTTTTTGGCTTGAGCGCAATGACATTCCGGGCGGTTTCTTTACTGGATCCGGCGAATCCCTTGAGCGCTCTTTCTGGACCAACCCATTAAGCTATCGCCGTATTTCGCGGGGTGTTGGCATGGTCAAAGCCTCTTCTGGCAAGCGTGGCAAGGCACCTGCAGCGGCAGCCACGACGGCGCCCACAACCCCACCCCCTCAGACCAAACAGCGTTATCGCGCCCATATGGGCATCGATTACTCTGCGCCAACTGGCACGCCCGTGTTTAGTGTTGCCAATGGTAGGGTGGCTCATATTAGCTACAGCGGCGCATTTGGAAACCTGATTATTTTGGAGCATCCAGGCAATTACCATACCTACTACGCACACTTAAGCGGCTATAACGTAGAACTTGGATTGGGTAATGAAGTGCGACGCGGATTAGAAATTGGTTATGTAGGATCAACCGGTAGATCCACTGGACCACATCTTCATTATGAATTGAGAAAAAATGGTATCTATATAGATCCTTATGCGCCCAAGACTCAACTCGATTTGTGGTCTATGCGTGATAACGAAAGTGGTCAGCTGACTAAAGAAATACTGTTACTTGGCAGCCCAATCAAAAATAACTAA
- a CDS encoding universal stress protein — protein sequence MFKHLLVPVDGSDVSKKSLKKVAALAKADGAAVTLVYVSDPLPPMVYSDSTMGYGITQKEHSKVCEAYAKDVFKKATTALGTSLKVKSLHIANSNLSEGILDGAKKAKADVIVMASHKRTGIKSVLLGSETHEVIVHSKLPVLVLG from the coding sequence ATGTTTAAGCATTTATTGGTACCCGTAGATGGTTCAGATGTCAGCAAAAAATCCTTGAAGAAAGTTGCTGCACTTGCTAAGGCTGATGGCGCGGCAGTAACGCTAGTGTATGTTTCCGATCCTTTGCCCCCAATGGTCTATTCTGATAGCACTATGGGTTATGGAATCACGCAAAAGGAGCACTCCAAGGTTTGTGAGGCTTATGCGAAAGACGTATTTAAGAAAGCAACGACTGCGCTTGGTACTAGCCTGAAAGTCAAAAGCCTGCACATCGCTAATAGCAATTTATCCGAAGGTATTTTGGACGGCGCCAAAAAAGCGAAGGCCGATGTGATTGTCATGGCCTCCCATAAGCGCACGGGAATTAAAAGCGTCTTGTTAGGTAGCGAGACGCACGAAGTGATCGTGCATTCAAAACTGCCAGTATTGGTTTTGGGTTAA
- a CDS encoding DUF2177 family protein: MLKNFAIYASFLVALIAIDLVWLLGVAKNLYRDQMGDLMASEPKLMAGLAFYLLYTLGVCIFVIVPALSKQSWLYALQYGALFGLFCYMTYDLTNLAVIRNFPTQLALIDIAWGSFVTAVCSGIAYWVGNRIS; encoded by the coding sequence TTGCTCAAGAATTTTGCTATCTACGCCTCATTTTTAGTCGCCCTAATCGCAATTGATTTGGTATGGCTTTTGGGTGTTGCAAAGAATCTCTATCGAGATCAAATGGGTGACTTAATGGCTAGTGAACCCAAGCTTATGGCTGGACTTGCTTTCTACCTTCTCTATACCCTTGGGGTCTGCATTTTTGTTATTGTTCCAGCGCTCTCAAAACAGTCTTGGCTATATGCGCTGCAATATGGTGCCCTTTTTGGGTTGTTCTGCTATATGACGTACGACCTCACCAATCTTGCAGTCATTAGAAACTTTCCAACACAACTTGCTTTGATTGACATCGCATGGGGTAGCTTTGTTACAGCCGTATGTTCAGGAATCGCATACTGGGTTGGTAACCGCATCTCATAG
- a CDS encoding SulP family inorganic anion transporter: MFFRPRLLDSFNGYNRTLFTKDVLAGLTVGVVALPLAMAFAIASGLKPEAGIFTAIIAGGLISLLGGSRVQIGGPAGAFIVIVYGIVERYGVPNLLLATAMSGVFLFLMGMFRLGTLVRFIPIAVIIGFTNGIAFLIGLSQIKDFFGLQIEKMPAHFFEAVHALYLAADTFNPIALGVASGSLTLLIFWKLFQSRLGWLSHLPGTVVTMVLATMVTSIFSLPVETIGSRFGGIPSGLPSFEWLPINWDSAQYMIAPALTLALLGAIESLLCARIADGLIHDRHESNQELMAQGIANFTIPFFGGMPATGTIARTVTNVESGASTPIAGLVHAVTLLIIVLFGAPLAKNIPLASLAAILMYVAWNMGEWRKFIDLKQFRLPYRITILSVFILTVVLDLTIAVQVGLLLAFITFIYRISSLSRCEIALASDFPRLSNQQGRIDAYRIHGAIFFGAVKLLEKIEAKLPSHTLLLDLKNVIYIDTSGMDTIMELAHLCKIRNIRLLICGLAHQPLEMAERSNFIVTLPPDSFYLDLISGIEAATT, encoded by the coding sequence ATGTTTTTTCGCCCACGATTATTAGATTCATTTAACGGCTATAACCGCACCCTTTTCACAAAGGATGTTTTGGCTGGATTGACGGTTGGCGTTGTTGCACTTCCACTGGCTATGGCTTTTGCGATTGCCAGTGGACTAAAACCTGAGGCGGGTATTTTCACTGCCATCATTGCTGGCGGTCTTATTTCGCTTCTTGGTGGTAGCCGCGTTCAAATTGGCGGTCCAGCAGGCGCCTTCATTGTCATCGTGTACGGCATTGTTGAGCGTTATGGCGTACCCAATTTATTGCTAGCAACTGCCATGTCTGGTGTATTTCTATTTCTGATGGGCATGTTTCGTCTTGGTACCTTAGTACGCTTCATTCCTATCGCCGTCATTATTGGCTTCACGAATGGCATCGCCTTTTTGATTGGCCTGTCTCAAATCAAAGACTTCTTTGGGCTTCAGATTGAAAAAATGCCCGCCCATTTTTTTGAGGCCGTTCATGCGCTGTATTTAGCTGCTGATACTTTTAATCCAATAGCACTTGGGGTGGCTTCTGGCAGTCTCACTTTATTAATTTTTTGGAAGTTATTTCAGAGTCGCCTAGGATGGCTATCGCATCTTCCAGGCACAGTAGTAACAATGGTTTTGGCAACCATGGTTACAAGCATTTTTAGCTTACCGGTCGAAACTATCGGCAGTCGCTTTGGCGGCATCCCTTCTGGACTTCCTTCGTTTGAATGGCTTCCTATTAACTGGGATAGCGCCCAATATATGATTGCACCAGCCTTAACACTCGCATTGCTAGGTGCCATTGAATCCTTGCTCTGTGCACGCATTGCTGACGGCCTCATTCATGATCGTCATGAATCCAATCAAGAACTAATGGCCCAAGGTATTGCGAATTTCACGATTCCATTCTTTGGTGGCATGCCAGCCACAGGCACAATTGCGCGCACCGTTACCAATGTAGAAAGTGGCGCATCTACTCCGATTGCTGGCCTTGTACATGCAGTCACTTTGCTCATCATTGTTTTATTTGGGGCGCCTCTTGCCAAAAATATTCCACTGGCTAGTCTTGCTGCCATTTTGATGTATGTTGCCTGGAATATGGGAGAGTGGAGAAAGTTTATAGACCTCAAACAATTTCGCCTTCCATATCGCATTACTATTTTAAGCGTCTTTATTTTGACCGTTGTCCTGGATCTCACCATCGCAGTTCAGGTGGGTTTACTGCTTGCTTTTATAACTTTTATTTACCGGATCTCTAGCTTATCGCGCTGCGAGATTGCTTTAGCGAGTGACTTCCCTAGACTAAGCAACCAGCAAGGCCGTATTGATGCGTACCGCATTCATGGCGCTATCTTTTTTGGCGCAGTGAAGCTGCTAGAAAAGATAGAGGCAAAATTACCTTCACATACCCTGTTACTTGATTTAAAGAATGTAATCTATATTGATACTTCCGGCATGGATACGATCATGGAGCTTGCACATCTCTGTAAGATTCGTAATATCCGCCTGCTAATTTGCGGCTTGGCACATCAACCACTGGAGATGGCTGAACGCAGCAACTTCATTGTCACGCTTCCGCCAGACTCTTTCTACCTTGACCTAATTTCTGGGATTGAAGCGGCGACAACTTAA
- a CDS encoding sulfite exporter TauE/SafE family protein, translating into MCGGIAAAIERPIAIETPLRAKSELFYLQLIMHLGRVTTYVLLGSLAAAVGVVVWQQNLIPIQRPLFTLTSLILILMGIRLLKAGSSEGLLGGKWISSKIAAYWAKYLGRMASGPSRWFSGMLWGLVPCGLVYSVLPLAFLSGDVITGAALMLAFGLGTLPNLLLISKFSAALTQFGQYLWVRYLAASLLLIAGGFGLYRAWVLPEALLKGGFCIS; encoded by the coding sequence ATGTGCGGAGGCATAGCGGCAGCCATCGAACGACCAATCGCCATAGAGACCCCTTTAAGGGCCAAATCAGAGCTTTTTTACCTGCAACTGATCATGCATTTGGGACGTGTAACCACTTATGTTCTTTTGGGTTCTCTTGCCGCTGCCGTGGGAGTGGTGGTTTGGCAGCAAAATCTCATTCCAATTCAGCGACCCTTATTTACTCTAACTTCTCTCATTTTGATCTTGATGGGAATTCGTCTTTTAAAGGCGGGTTCATCAGAAGGCTTGTTGGGGGGTAAGTGGATCAGCTCCAAGATTGCCGCTTACTGGGCTAAATACTTAGGACGTATGGCTAGTGGTCCATCGCGTTGGTTCAGTGGCATGCTCTGGGGTTTAGTGCCCTGCGGATTGGTTTATAGCGTCTTGCCGCTCGCATTTTTATCGGGAGATGTGATAACTGGTGCCGCACTCATGTTGGCATTTGGTTTAGGCACTTTGCCGAATTTATTGCTGATCTCTAAATTTTCTGCAGCACTCACCCAGTTTGGACAATATCTGTGGGTGCGGTATTTGGCTGCATCGCTGCTGCTGATTGCAGGCGGCTTTGGTTTATACCGCGCTTGGGTTTTGCCAGAAGCATTATTAAAAGGCGGCTTCTGTATTTCTTAA